Proteins co-encoded in one Symmachiella macrocystis genomic window:
- a CDS encoding alginate export family protein: protein MPHRFIVITTLTAIGLGISAGISKAAEPPVDQNAYAAGYQQQQQRVYVPPPKPAPPQVINPYKPLFFDNDFTYGSNPNDPPLLGDSLNQIHLADDFLILSAGGELRFRPMDERNRLRPGGPGRSTYNLWRWRQYFNLEVGDWGRAYVEFIDASAWDPDLPLLPIDVDRWEVLNAFVDVNLETTLDVPGTFRVGRQEMLYGKQRLVSPLDWSNTRRNFQGLKYLYSEGDWDLNIFATNPVNAAARGIVPVEDFDNNFNQPDYDQFFSGVYSTYRGFENSYVDLYWLWLRDTQQVENVADGFRHTVGLHWNMTSPVTDACGNVSRVWDLDFEGAYQFGSDNSERINAGFFTGILGHTWKQVPWQPRLSGLFYWGSGDQDPNDDETNTFSVLYPLGHAYWGILDNLAGQNLLDYSAQLDFSPAKKWKGTAAWHWFDLASTNDFLYNVAGAPLGTLDQGQNIGNELDLIATYTYNPNFSVSVGYSWFWYGEYVHNALPRDTATQFYLQTHIRY, encoded by the coding sequence ATGCCACACCGATTCATTGTAATCACCACGTTGACCGCGATCGGGTTGGGGATTTCTGCCGGAATCTCGAAGGCTGCGGAACCGCCTGTTGATCAAAATGCTTACGCAGCTGGCTATCAACAACAGCAGCAGAGGGTCTATGTGCCGCCGCCCAAGCCTGCGCCCCCTCAAGTAATCAATCCGTATAAGCCGCTGTTTTTTGACAACGACTTCACCTACGGAAGCAATCCCAACGACCCGCCGCTCTTGGGTGACAGCCTCAACCAGATTCATCTGGCGGACGATTTCCTCATTCTTTCCGCCGGTGGCGAACTGCGTTTTCGCCCGATGGACGAACGCAACCGTCTGCGGCCGGGTGGACCGGGGCGCAGTACTTACAACTTGTGGCGGTGGCGGCAATACTTCAATCTTGAAGTGGGCGATTGGGGCCGCGCCTATGTGGAATTTATTGACGCATCCGCCTGGGACCCTGATCTGCCGCTATTGCCCATCGACGTCGATCGTTGGGAGGTACTCAACGCCTTTGTCGACGTGAACCTGGAAACCACGTTGGATGTTCCCGGTACGTTTCGAGTGGGACGGCAGGAAATGCTCTACGGCAAGCAGCGGTTGGTCTCGCCGTTGGATTGGAGCAATACGCGTCGGAACTTCCAGGGGCTTAAATACCTTTACAGCGAAGGGGATTGGGACCTGAACATCTTCGCCACCAACCCGGTCAACGCTGCGGCTCGCGGGATCGTACCGGTTGAAGATTTTGACAACAACTTTAATCAACCCGATTACGATCAGTTTTTCTCGGGTGTTTATTCCACCTACCGGGGATTCGAAAATAGTTACGTCGATTTGTATTGGTTGTGGTTGCGGGATACTCAGCAAGTCGAGAACGTCGCCGATGGGTTTCGGCACACCGTGGGCTTGCATTGGAATATGACAAGCCCAGTGACGGACGCATGTGGGAACGTCTCGCGAGTGTGGGACCTGGACTTTGAAGGCGCCTACCAATTCGGCAGCGACAACAGCGAGCGGATCAACGCTGGATTCTTTACCGGAATCCTGGGCCATACCTGGAAGCAGGTCCCCTGGCAACCGCGTCTGTCCGGCCTGTTTTACTGGGGCTCAGGCGATCAGGATCCCAACGATGACGAGACGAACACCTTCAGCGTACTCTATCCGCTGGGACATGCCTACTGGGGGATCTTGGATAACCTCGCCGGCCAAAACCTGCTCGACTACAGCGCGCAACTTGATTTCAGCCCGGCAAAAAAATGGAAAGGGACAGCCGCTTGGCACTGGTTTGATTTGGCCAGCACCAACGACTTTCTCTACAACGTCGCCGGCGCGCCGCTGGGAACGCTTGACCAAGGCCAAAACATCGGCAACGAGTTGGACCTAATCGCCACGTATACGTACAACCCCAACTTCTCCGTCTCGGTCGGATACTCGTGGTTCTGGTACGGCGAATACGTGCACAATGCCCTGCCCCGGGATACTGCCACGCAATTCTATCTGCAAACGCATATCCGTTATTAG
- a CDS encoding heparan-alpha-glucosaminide N-acetyltransferase domain-containing protein, whose translation MSSSSLKPARIASLDQFRGYTVAGMFLVNFLGGFTNCPQVLKHSHNYLSYADTIMPHFLFAVGFAFRLTFGRRISSAGVGAAYRKVVTRFLGLMLVAIAVYGSGRAAESWEELQHIGVWGALYSPMKREWFQTLMHIALTAIWITPVIRSSAGVRIAYLFGSAALHVLLSHSFNFEWCSTSPNVIDGGPIGVLTWSIPALLGTLTCDAVAGAEGRPNLVKMFAWSIVVMGIGWLMTCGTRLYDVTESQIAEREQDAKMQKYLTDEINGRIAPLNKELGEVGKAIAGLRAQLDGMSLAVEQVTDPEEREKLNQELEAALEKDSELRNKIDVIKQEFQAYRDGTEVFISKQLEVKAKLGEINAKLNGSKTVDKVVDEKQRAKLTAQKEALIQEDAAAAAGLEELKANPQDPNAPQVRVFRDSKLAIDPVFPSQARIDALKARFDEQGWRAIVAEPPFVYPPHTKPGVGKRSVMLREWNYWMVSQRQGTLSYTVIAGGMSIFLYAIFYIACDIWGLRLGLFTTFGTNALFAYALHPLTGGAVKAFMPRDVATWYMWLGFTVFMLFTWLFVRVLEKNNIYIKL comes from the coding sequence ATGTCATCGTCTTCCCTCAAGCCGGCTCGGATTGCATCGCTGGACCAATTCCGCGGCTACACCGTGGCCGGCATGTTTCTGGTGAATTTCCTGGGTGGATTCACCAATTGCCCCCAAGTGCTCAAGCATAGCCACAACTATCTGAGTTACGCCGACACGATCATGCCGCACTTTTTGTTTGCGGTCGGATTCGCCTTTCGCCTGACGTTCGGCCGCCGCATCAGCTCCGCCGGTGTGGGAGCTGCCTATCGAAAGGTCGTGACGCGTTTTCTGGGTTTGATGTTGGTCGCCATTGCCGTTTACGGCTCGGGCCGTGCAGCGGAATCTTGGGAAGAATTGCAACACATCGGCGTGTGGGGCGCGCTCTATTCCCCAATGAAACGGGAATGGTTTCAAACCTTGATGCATATCGCACTCACAGCCATTTGGATCACTCCGGTCATCCGTTCCTCGGCTGGTGTGCGGATTGCCTATCTGTTCGGATCGGCTGCCTTGCATGTTTTACTATCGCACTCATTCAACTTTGAATGGTGCAGCACGTCTCCCAACGTCATCGACGGCGGACCCATCGGCGTTTTAACGTGGTCGATCCCCGCGCTGCTGGGAACACTGACCTGCGACGCGGTCGCCGGCGCCGAGGGACGTCCCAATCTGGTCAAAATGTTTGCCTGGTCGATCGTGGTGATGGGCATCGGCTGGCTAATGACCTGTGGCACGCGTCTGTACGACGTGACCGAAAGCCAAATCGCCGAGCGGGAACAAGACGCCAAGATGCAGAAGTATCTCACCGACGAAATCAATGGGCGAATCGCGCCGCTGAATAAAGAATTGGGTGAAGTCGGCAAGGCGATCGCCGGTCTCCGCGCGCAACTGGACGGCATGTCGCTGGCCGTGGAGCAAGTCACCGATCCCGAGGAACGCGAGAAACTGAATCAAGAGCTGGAAGCCGCGCTGGAGAAGGATAGTGAATTACGCAACAAGATCGACGTAATTAAACAGGAATTTCAGGCCTATCGCGACGGCACTGAGGTCTTCATCAGCAAACAACTTGAAGTCAAAGCCAAGTTGGGTGAGATCAATGCAAAACTGAACGGTTCGAAAACCGTCGACAAGGTCGTTGATGAAAAGCAACGAGCGAAACTAACCGCCCAAAAGGAAGCATTGATCCAAGAGGATGCGGCCGCTGCGGCTGGACTTGAAGAACTCAAGGCGAACCCTCAGGACCCCAACGCGCCACAGGTGCGAGTCTTCCGCGATTCCAAACTCGCGATTGATCCCGTGTTCCCTTCCCAGGCGCGCATCGATGCCCTCAAGGCACGCTTTGACGAACAAGGCTGGCGCGCGATCGTTGCCGAGCCTCCGTTTGTCTATCCCCCGCACACCAAACCGGGTGTAGGCAAGAGATCGGTGATGTTGCGGGAGTGGAATTACTGGATGGTCAGCCAGCGACAAGGCACGTTGTCCTACACCGTCATTGCAGGGGGAATGTCGATTTTCTTGTATGCGATCTTCTATATCGCCTGTGATATTTGGGGATTGCGATTGGGGTTATTCACCACATTCGGCACCAACGCTTTGTTCGCGTATGCCTTGCATCCCTTGACCGGTGGTGCCGTAAAAGCCTTCATGCCGCGCGATGTGGCCACATGGTACATGTGGTTGGGATTCACCGTCTTTATGTTATTCACGTGGCTGTTTGTGCGCGTCCTGGAGAAGAACAACATCTACATCAAACTATAG
- a CDS encoding DUF3592 domain-containing protein yields MGTVLPNQANLSAARITEAWSAQPFEKLAMSDFSAKGLNPFERLVIFDFSAKAWNRWAKILCGMSVLFLLIGAVSAVYRWNYLSDAITTQATITDLIEREGKDGDTLYAPVYVFTDQDGQSVKVISSSASYPPPGMVGDQIEVLYDPKNSQHSIQNRFFSVWGLAAITSGLGAFDFIVFGAVAFFTGRHLKKKAAQDGPPAGIGRLQTQQ; encoded by the coding sequence ATGGGAACAGTGTTGCCCAATCAGGCGAATTTATCAGCGGCACGGATTACGGAAGCTTGGTCAGCTCAACCATTCGAGAAATTAGCCATGTCAGACTTCAGCGCCAAAGGTTTGAATCCGTTCGAGCGTTTAGTCATATTCGATTTCAGCGCTAAAGCTTGGAATCGGTGGGCGAAGATTCTTTGCGGGATGTCTGTGCTTTTCCTGCTCATCGGGGCCGTGTCAGCAGTTTACCGATGGAACTATCTGAGCGATGCGATTACAACGCAGGCCACAATTACGGATTTGATAGAGAGAGAAGGAAAGGACGGGGACACTTTGTATGCCCCGGTATATGTCTTTACCGATCAAGACGGCCAGTCTGTTAAGGTGATATCCTCCTCTGCAAGCTATCCACCTCCAGGTATGGTGGGAGACCAGATTGAAGTGCTTTACGATCCAAAGAATTCTCAGCACTCAATCCAGAATCGGTTTTTCAGCGTTTGGGGATTGGCAGCGATAACCAGCGGCCTTGGCGCGTTCGATTTTATTGTATTTGGTGCTGTCGCATTTTTCACCGGACGCCATCTGAAGAAGAAAGCCGCACAGGATGGTCCACCCGCCGGCATTGGTCGTCTCCAAACCCAACAGTAA